From the Nitrospiria bacterium genome, the window GCATTCGGCCCTGCGAAAATTGGTGCCGCCGGAGCTCGAGCAAGAAGGCGGCCCGTTCGAGGCGCTCGGCCATTTGGGCGATTCGCCGATGGTCTCGATCCATCTCTGGTTCGACCGGCCGATCATGGACGAGGAGTTCGTCGGGCTGATCGACTCCCCGATCCAGTGGGTCTTCGACAAGTCGCGCCTTTGGAAGAAAGACGAAACCCAGGCCGGGGCGTTGGCCTGCATCACGAGCGGGGCTTATGATCTGATCGATCGTTCGCGGGACGAGCTGATCGCGCTGGCCCGCAAAGACCTGGGACGATTTTTCCCGGAGGTCGGGAAGGCCAAACTCATCCATTCCCGGTTGATCAAGGAGCGCCAGGCGACGTACTCCTGTAGTCCCGAGGCCGAGCGCTGGCGCCCGACGCAAGAAACCCCGTACGAGAATTTCTTCCTGGCCGGCGATTGGACCCGCACCGGCCTCCCCGCGACCATCGAAGGCGCGGTCACGAGCGGACACCGTTGCGCGGAATTGATACTCCGGCGTTAGGCCCGGGTCCGGAGGGCTTTCGCGGCCCATTCGGGAAGGGTCGTCAACCGGATCCCGTACGCCTTGGCGAGTGCGGGAATGTCCGCGCTGTATCCGACCCGGTCGAACCACTCGAGCATGAGGGCATAATCCTCGCTGGACTTGCGAATCTCCGCGATCGGAACCTGCGCGAACTCGACCGTTTTGCCCGTCGCCTTGCCCAGGATTACGGCCGTCTCCGGCATCGTCTTCTCATCGCCGGCCAGGTCGATCTCCTTCCGGTTCATCTTTTCATGCTCTTCAAAAACCCGCGCGCCGAACTTCCCGATGTCCTCCACGGCGATCATTTGGAGGCGCGTGGCCGGTTTGAGCCCGATCATCAGCTTTCCCTGATCGAGGGCCGGCTTGAACCAGGGCGAGAGAAAATTATCCATGAAGAAGACGGGCCGCAGGATCGTGTAGGAAGGAAAACCGAGCCGGCGAACCGTCTCCTCGATCCGTCCCTTATTGTCGAAATGAGGGATGCCGGTTTTGCGTTGGGCCGACTCGACCGAAGTGTAGACGAAATGCGAGACGCCTTTCTTCCGGGCGACCTCGGCCAGGCGTTTGCCCTGCTCCTCTTCCTTCGCCACGCCGGCCTCCCAGGTGTTCTGGACCGAGAAGACGCCCCACGCGCCGGTGAGGGCGGCCTCCAGCGATTTCGGGGCGTCGAGATCCCCCGCGATCATCTCCGCACCGAGTTTTTTCAGCGCCCGGGCCGCATCTCCATCGGGTTTGCGTGTCATCGCGCGCACCTTGTGACCGCGTGATAGCAACTCGCGCGCCACCGCGCCGCCCTGCTGTCCCGTCGCACCCGTAATGAGGATCAGATCTTTTCCCTGATTCATGACCACCTCCGTCAATCGTTTATGGTAGTTCAGGCGGGCGGCCCGCCCATGAGATCCTTAAATCGGGAATGAATAATCTTAGGCTATCCCTCCTGTGATCGTTGGGTCAAGAAAAAAATGGCCGTCGGCATTCCATTTAAGCTCGGCTTCGTGTAAAATGAATATCTGTTGCGCTTGCGGTTGCGAAAATGGCGATTCAACCATCGATCGATCAAAGGGTTCATACCAAGGCGGTCTCCGAATTCCGTCCCGCGTGGTGGCTTCGCGGGCCGCATCGGCAGACGGTCTGGCGGCGCCTGTTCGACCGCCGGCCGGAGCCGCCCCTCCTTCGAGAGCGTGTGGACACACCGGACGGCGATTTCATCGACCTGGACTGGTTTGCGTCCGTCCGACGGCACGGCTACCGGCCGCTTTTGGTTGTTCTTCACGGCCTGGAAGGCTCCTCGCGTTCTCCCTACGTGCTCGGACTGCTTTGCGAAGCCGAGCGGCGGGGTTGGGACGGCGTGGCCATAAATTTTCGATCCTGCAGCGGCGAGATCAACCGGCGCCCCCGGTTTTACCACTCGGGAGAAACGGGTGACCTGGATCATATCGTCTCGTCGGTCGTCTCGGACAATCCGGGTCGGCCGATCGGACTGGTCGGCTACTCGCTGGGCGGAAACGTTCTCTTGAAATGGCTGGGCGAACACGGAGAAAAAATTCCCGAATCCATTCGAGCCGCCGTAGCGGTCTCCGTCCCGTTCGATCTGGCGGCCGCGGCCCACCGGATCGACCACGGCATCCACCGGATCTACGGCCAGGTCTTTCTGCGAACGCTCAAGCAGAAAGTGCTGCTGAAGGTTAAAATGTTTCCCGACCTCTTGGACCCGAAGGAGGTGGCTCGAATCCGGAGCTTCGCTCAATTCGACGACCGCGTGACCGCGCCGATTCATGGTTTCAAGGACGCGCGGGATTACTGGACCCGCTCAAGCGCCGGGCCGTGGCTTGAAGAAATCCGGAAACCCACATTCCTGCTCAACGCCTACGACGATCCGTTTCTCCCCGCTTCCTGTCTGCCGCATGACGCCGTGGCCCGGTCGCCCTGGCTGACGGCCGAGTTCACTCCCCGCGGCGGACACGTGGGGTTCGTCGAGGGAAGGAGTCCGGGAGCGGTCACTTATTGGGTCGACCGCAGAGTACTGGCCTATCTGGATTCCCTTGTCCGCACCGGAAGCGGTTGACATGATCAACACCCCGCGCGCTCAATGAGATCTCCTGGATTGGCCCATAAAGATTGCCGATCAAACTGAAAACCCGTCTCTGGCCCACCACCAAAGTAAAGTAAAAAAGCGTGTTTGTCTATACCGATGTCCCAGGAATGCCTGAATCGTCCGAAGGTCAACTTCGGACGCGACCCGGCGCTAACGCGGTTTGGCGGATTGGAGCAGAGTTAATCATCCCGGTGTCCCTAAACTCCACCAGCACCGGAAGCCGGCTTGACAGACATTCAAATGTGTGAGATAATATCGTTTGTTATTATAAATATTATTATCAGTTGACTGCAGGTGAGGACGCTTCCCTGTCTCGCGCGGGGGTGAAATGGCGATCCTGTCTGGCGCCTTGCCCATCGACGTTTTCGTGACGCACACGGAATTGTTGTCGGGGGCTTATCGGCCATCCGTGATAATGGACAATCGATGGATCGACTGCGCAACTTCGGTTTTCTGCTCAAGGACGTAAGCCATCGGTATGTGCTTCGCTTCGAGCAGCGGGCGCGGGGGATTTCCCTGACACTTCCGCAGTGCAAGGCGCTGGTCCGTCTCGAGAAGAACGAGGGTGTCAGTCAGGCCAGGCTCGCCGAACTCGCCGATGTGGAACCCATGACGATGGTGCGTATCCTCGACCGCATGGAAGCCGACGGTCTGCTCGAACGGCGTCCTGATCCAGGGGACCGTCGCGCGCGCCGCCTCTACCTAACCGGCAAGGGCCGGACCCTCCTTGACAAAATCTGGCGCCTGGCCGAGCTGACTCGCGCCGAGACATTCGCCGGCATCCGCCGGCAGGACCGGGACGCGTTTATGGATCTGCTGGAACGTATTCACCGGAATGTATGCGCTCTCGATGACCAGCCCATCGAGTCCCGGGACACCGCCGTGGGCATACAAGCGACGCCGGCCGCCGGCAAGGGTGCGAGCCGTTCCCGCAGAACCCGAACGAGAAAGTGATTATGGACGTAGCGAACGCCGAGGAAGAGAGTATCAGCGCCACGCCACAACCGCCGGCGATGGACCGGCGACGGCGTCTGCGCCTTCTGCTGATGGCGTTGGGGCCGGCCGGCCTCGCGGCCGTCGCCGCCTACTTCTATCTGACCGGAGGACGCTTTGAGGCAACCGACGACGCCTACGTGCAGACCGCGCGCGTCGCCATCAGCGCCAACGTCGCCGGACGCGTGCAGGAGATTGCCGTGCGCGACAACCAGGCTGTGCGCAAGGGCGACATGCTGTTTCGCCTCGACGACGCACCGTTCCGTATCGCGGTCGAGGAAGCCGGCGCGCAGCTCGCCGCGGCACGACTGCAGGTCGAGTCATTGAAGGCGACCTATCGGCAACGCCAGTCCGAACTCACATCGGCGCAGGAGACACTGGCGTTTCAACAACATGAATACGAACGGCAGCAGCGCTTGCTCGCTTCGGGCATTGCGTCCCAGTTACAGGTCGATCGTGCGCTGCACGCGCTCGATGAGGCCCGCACCCACGTCGCGGGCGCGCGGCAACAGGTCGGCGCGGTGGCCGCCAGCCTGGGCGGCGATCCGAACATCGCGCCGGACCGGCATCCCATGGTGCAGCAGGCACAAGCGCTGCTCGACCGGGCCAAGCTCAACCTATCCTACACCATTGTCACGGCGCCCAGCGAGGGCGTCGTCACGCGCGTCGAGCAACTGCAGGCGGGCAGCTATATCGGCGCGTCGGAGCCGGTGTTCGCGCTGGTGTCGACAGGCGATGTCTGGATCGAGGCGAATTTCAAGGAAGACCAGCTCACCCACATGCGAGTCGGCCAGATCGCCAGCGTACAAGTAGACAGCTATCCCGGTAAAACCTTCGAGGGGCGGGTGGCCAGCTTGAGTCCCGGAACCGGTTCGCAATTTTCGGTATTGCCCCCCGAAAATGCGACGGGAAACTGGGTCAAGGTGGTACAAAGATTGCCGGTGCGCGTGGAACTCGGGCATTCCGATCCGTCGTTTCCGCTGCAGGACGGACTGAGCGCCAATGTCAGCGTTGATACCGGGTATCAGCGCCATCTTTTCGGGTCGGCTGAAGCGAATCCGGCCGGCGCTTCGACTGGAGTCAAGTGAATACCACCGCGGCCACAGGAGGCGAACCCGTCCTGGCCCAGGAACGGATGCTCATCACGCTGGCTGTGATGTTGGCCTCGATCATGCAGGCCCTCGACAATACCATTGCCAACGTGGCGCTGCCGCGCATCCAGGGCTCGCTGTCGGCGACGCAGGACCAGATGGCGTGGGTGTTGACGTCGTACATCATCGCCGCCGCCATCATGACGCCGTTGAG encodes:
- a CDS encoding NmrA/HSCARG family protein, whose product is MNQGKDLILITGATGQQGGAVARELLSRGHKVRAMTRKPDGDAARALKKLGAEMIAGDLDAPKSLEAALTGAWGVFSVQNTWEAGVAKEEEQGKRLAEVARKKGVSHFVYTSVESAQRKTGIPHFDNKGRIEETVRRLGFPSYTILRPVFFMDNFLSPWFKPALDQGKLMIGLKPATRLQMIAVEDIGKFGARVFEEHEKMNRKEIDLAGDEKTMPETAVILGKATGKTVEFAQVPIAEIRKSSEDYALMLEWFDRVGYSADIPALAKAYGIRLTTLPEWAAKALRTRA
- a CDS encoding hydrolase, with protein sequence MAIQPSIDQRVHTKAVSEFRPAWWLRGPHRQTVWRRLFDRRPEPPLLRERVDTPDGDFIDLDWFASVRRHGYRPLLVVLHGLEGSSRSPYVLGLLCEAERRGWDGVAINFRSCSGEINRRPRFYHSGETGDLDHIVSSVVSDNPGRPIGLVGYSLGGNVLLKWLGEHGEKIPESIRAAVAVSVPFDLAAAAHRIDHGIHRIYGQVFLRTLKQKVLLKVKMFPDLLDPKEVARIRSFAQFDDRVTAPIHGFKDARDYWTRSSAGPWLEEIRKPTFLLNAYDDPFLPASCLPHDAVARSPWLTAEFTPRGGHVGFVEGRSPGAVTYWVDRRVLAYLDSLVRTGSG
- a CDS encoding MarR family transcriptional regulator: MDRLRNFGFLLKDVSHRYVLRFEQRARGISLTLPQCKALVRLEKNEGVSQARLAELADVEPMTMVRILDRMEADGLLERRPDPGDRRARRLYLTGKGRTLLDKIWRLAELTRAETFAGIRRQDRDAFMDLLERIHRNVCALDDQPIESRDTAVGIQATPAAGKGASRSRRTRTRK
- a CDS encoding HlyD family secretion protein, with amino-acid sequence MDVANAEEESISATPQPPAMDRRRRLRLLLMALGPAGLAAVAAYFYLTGGRFEATDDAYVQTARVAISANVAGRVQEIAVRDNQAVRKGDMLFRLDDAPFRIAVEEAGAQLAAARLQVESLKATYRQRQSELTSAQETLAFQQHEYERQQRLLASGIASQLQVDRALHALDEARTHVAGARQQVGAVAASLGGDPNIAPDRHPMVQQAQALLDRAKLNLSYTIVTAPSEGVVTRVEQLQAGSYIGASEPVFALVSTGDVWIEANFKEDQLTHMRVGQIASVQVDSYPGKTFEGRVASLSPGTGSQFSVLPPENATGNWVKVVQRLPVRVELGHSDPSFPLQDGLSANVSVDTGYQRHLFGSAEANPAGASTGVK